In a genomic window of Hyphomicrobiales bacterium:
- a CDS encoding histidine kinase, whose product MPLSHEQIIRFLHSVHPYDALPPGKIEEIAPQFEVREIEQGGRIYEFGKELPGLFLVHSGQVEVTDENGGVVSNLGTRNSFGERGLLRDGNAATNAHADVDCVLLLLPTATFNALLEEFEAVRKFFNRMRVPRPEQRSLTTTLVETLMAPSPVICRPDDSAQHAAGLMRDKRISSLCICDDGNLAGIVTTGDLTNKVLANALPASVPVGDVMTPNPFTLPPTAIGSDVLHAMMEKRIGHIPIVDAGKLVGIVTQTDLTRFQAVSSAELVKEIAQSSTYEEMAEVTARIPKLLVQLVAGGNRHEVVTRLITDIADTVTRRLLKLAEEKLGPPPVPYLWLACGSQGRQEQTGVSDQDNCLFLDDAVTDADRDGYFTELAKFVSDGLNACGYVYCPGEMMATNPRWCQPVRVWKEYFAGWIRTPDPMAQMLSSVMFDLRPIGGETALFEDLQEETLKAASANSIFVAHMISNSLKHQPPLGLLRGLATIRSGEHKNTLDMKLNGVVPIVDLARIYALQGRLTAVNTRARIEEAEQQGVLSTTGAQDLLSAYDLIAEMRLEHQAKLVKQGGSPDNFLPPSEISDFDRSHLRDAFVVVKTLQSAVGQGRGMLS is encoded by the coding sequence ATGCCTCTAAGCCACGAGCAGATCATCCGGTTTCTCCATTCGGTGCATCCCTACGACGCTCTGCCTCCGGGTAAGATCGAAGAGATCGCGCCGCAATTCGAAGTGCGGGAGATTGAGCAGGGCGGCCGCATCTATGAATTCGGCAAAGAGCTTCCGGGCCTGTTTCTGGTCCATTCCGGCCAGGTCGAAGTGACCGACGAGAACGGCGGCGTAGTCTCCAATCTCGGCACGCGGAACTCGTTCGGCGAGCGCGGCCTGCTGCGCGACGGCAATGCGGCCACCAACGCCCATGCCGATGTCGACTGCGTCCTGCTGCTGTTGCCAACCGCCACGTTCAATGCACTGCTCGAAGAGTTCGAGGCGGTGCGCAAGTTCTTCAATCGCATGCGCGTTCCGCGGCCCGAGCAGCGCTCGCTGACCACCACGCTCGTGGAAACGCTGATGGCGCCGTCGCCGGTCATTTGCCGGCCTGACGACAGTGCCCAGCACGCCGCCGGGCTGATGCGCGACAAGCGGATCTCCTCGCTGTGTATTTGCGACGACGGCAATCTGGCCGGTATCGTCACGACCGGCGATCTGACAAACAAGGTGCTCGCCAATGCGCTGCCGGCCAGCGTGCCCGTCGGCGATGTGATGACGCCGAACCCGTTCACCCTGCCGCCGACCGCCATCGGCTCCGACGTGCTCCACGCGATGATGGAAAAACGCATCGGTCATATTCCGATCGTCGATGCAGGCAAGCTCGTCGGCATCGTGACGCAGACCGATCTGACCCGTTTTCAGGCCGTCAGCTCGGCCGAGCTGGTCAAGGAAATCGCGCAATCCTCAACCTACGAGGAAATGGCTGAGGTCACCGCCCGCATCCCGAAGCTGCTGGTGCAGCTCGTCGCCGGCGGCAATCGCCACGAGGTCGTTACCCGGCTGATCACCGACATCGCCGATACAGTGACGCGTCGCCTTCTGAAACTGGCAGAGGAAAAACTCGGGCCCCCGCCGGTACCGTATCTGTGGCTTGCCTGCGGCAGCCAGGGGCGGCAGGAGCAGACCGGCGTCAGCGATCAGGATAACTGCCTGTTTCTCGACGATGCGGTGACCGACGCCGACCGCGACGGCTATTTCACCGAACTGGCGAAATTCGTCAGCGATGGCCTGAACGCCTGCGGCTACGTCTATTGTCCGGGCGAGATGATGGCCACCAATCCGCGCTGGTGCCAGCCGGTGCGGGTCTGGAAGGAATACTTCGCCGGCTGGATCCGCACGCCGGACCCGATGGCGCAGATGCTCAGCTCCGTGATGTTCGATCTTCGCCCGATCGGCGGCGAGACGGCGCTGTTCGAGGATCTGCAGGAAGAGACCCTCAAGGCGGCAAGCGCCAATTCGATCTTCGTCGCGCACATGATCAGCAATTCGCTGAAGCACCAGCCGCCGCTCGGCCTGTTGCGCGGGCTGGCGACGATCCGCTCCGGTGAACACAAGAACACCCTCGACATGAAGCTGAACGGTGTTGTGCCGATTGTCGATCTCGCGCGCATCTATGCGCTGCAGGGCCGGCTGACCGCGGTCAACACCCGTGCGCGCATCGAGGAAGCCGAGCAACAGGGGGTTCTCAGCACGACCGGCGCGCAGGATCTTCTGAGCGCCTATGACCTGATCGCCGAGATGCGCCTCGAGCATCAGGCCAAGCTCGTCAAGCAGGGCGGTTCGCCGGACAATTTCCTGCCGCCCTCGGAGATATCGGATTTCGACCGCAGCCACCTGCGCGATGCGTTCGTGGTGGTCAAGACACTTCAATCGGCTGTCGGCCAGGGGCGCGGCATGCTGAGTTAA
- a CDS encoding DNA polymerase III subunit epsilon: MLTKLSLRFRIFLFFLFLALAGVAIVAAALYVGYVRLVPGDEVQAFIFAGIASGFGLLGVTAGIWLLFDENVAKPIERLAAIMRARAHAGVNVKVDKDEARYLGDLAPAAQAVAGQLSQSTLDAAEAVASETARLAAEKERLTALLTEIPMAMVLVSPTHQIVLYDAQAAGVLSQVHVPRLNAPIFDYFEAEDVLKAHAELQETKAEVSFEARGTEGNLTFDVRLKPLKHGSGYMMFIDSAHALISPEQARPLTYDFDLMEHGSERTLEERPIQSLNFVVFDTETTGLVPHKDEIVQIGAVRVVNGRIVQGEKIDQLVNPGMKIPPASTRVHKVSDDMVADAPDIHAASCQLHKFAQDSVIVAHNAPFDMSFLRRHGKTNGLSWDHPILDTVLLSAVLFGASEIHTLDAVCERLGITIPEELRHTALGDAQATAEVLCKMLPMLESRGFRSFGEVIEQTRKHGRLLQDMN; the protein is encoded by the coding sequence ATGTTGACCAAACTCAGCCTCCGCTTCCGGATCTTCCTGTTTTTCCTGTTTCTCGCGCTTGCCGGCGTGGCGATCGTCGCTGCCGCGCTTTACGTCGGCTATGTTCGGCTCGTGCCCGGTGATGAGGTCCAGGCCTTCATCTTTGCCGGCATCGCCTCGGGCTTCGGCCTGCTGGGCGTCACCGCCGGCATCTGGCTGCTGTTCGACGAAAACGTCGCCAAGCCGATCGAGCGTCTCGCCGCGATCATGCGCGCGCGCGCTCATGCCGGCGTCAACGTCAAGGTAGACAAGGACGAGGCCCGCTATCTCGGCGATCTGGCACCGGCTGCCCAGGCCGTCGCCGGCCAGCTCTCCCAGTCGACACTTGATGCGGCCGAAGCCGTGGCGAGCGAGACTGCCCGTCTGGCCGCCGAGAAAGAGCGCCTGACAGCGCTGCTGACCGAAATCCCGATGGCGATGGTGCTGGTCAGCCCGACCCACCAGATCGTGCTCTATGACGCGCAGGCCGCCGGTGTGCTCAGCCAGGTGCATGTGCCGCGCCTCAACGCGCCGATCTTCGATTATTTCGAGGCCGAGGACGTGCTGAAGGCCCATGCAGAGTTGCAGGAGACCAAGGCCGAAGTGAGCTTCGAGGCGCGCGGCACCGAAGGCAATCTGACCTTCGATGTGCGCCTCAAGCCGCTCAAGCACGGCTCCGGCTACATGATGTTCATCGACAGCGCGCACGCCCTGATCTCGCCCGAGCAGGCCCGCCCGCTGACCTATGACTTCGACCTGATGGAGCACGGCTCGGAGCGGACGCTGGAAGAACGTCCGATCCAGAGCCTGAATTTCGTCGTGTTCGACACCGAGACCACCGGTCTTGTGCCGCACAAGGACGAGATCGTCCAGATCGGTGCGGTGCGCGTCGTCAACGGCCGCATCGTGCAGGGGGAAAAGATCGACCAGCTCGTCAACCCCGGCATGAAGATCCCGCCGGCCTCGACGAGGGTGCACAAGGTGAGCGACGACATGGTCGCCGATGCGCCCGACATCCATGCCGCGTCGTGTCAGCTCCACAAGTTCGCCCAGGACTCCGTCATCGTCGCCCACAACGCGCCGTTCGATATGTCGTTCCTGCGCCGCCACGGCAAGACTAACGGCCTCTCCTGGGATCATCCGATCCTCGACACGGTGCTGTTGTCGGCGGTGCTGTTCGGTGCCAGCGAGATCCACACGCTAGACGCGGTGTGCGAGCGGCTCGGTATCACCATCCCCGAAGAACTCCGCCACACAGCGCTTGGCGACGCGCAGGCAACCGCCGAGGTGTTGTGCAAGATGCTGCCGATGCTCGAGTCGCGCGGTTTCCGTAGCTTCGGCGAGGTGATCGAGCAGACCCGCAAGCACGGCCGCCTGCTGCAGGACATGAACTGA